The window TTGAGCGTACGGAAAAGCTAATTGAAAAATTCAAAGCCAAAGCTAGTAAAGCCACCATGGCGCAATCGTTGGTCAAGAAGCTGAACCGCATGGATGTGGTCGAGGTGGATCAGGTCGACAATGCGGCCATGAACATCAACTTTACACAGTCCATACAACCAGGAAAAATCGTCTTAGAAGTTGATAAAATACAAAAATCCTATGCTGACAAAAATGTCTTGCGTGGGGTTGACTTGATGGTAGAACGCGGTACCCGACTGGCTTTTGTAGGTCAGAATGGTATGGGAAAATCCACACTTGCTAAAATTATAGTAGGTGACATACAGGAATACGGCGGTGATGTCAATCTGGGTCATAACGTGCAACTGGGCTACTTTGCACAAAATCAGGCAGAGTATCTGGATGGTGAAAAAACCGTTCTCGATACCATGATCGACTCGGCAGACGATTCCAACCGAGTAAAAGTTCGGGACATGTTAGGTTCGTTCCTGTTTAGAGGCGATGAAGTTGAGAAAAAAGTCAAGGTGCTTAGTGGTGGAGAGCGCAATCGATTGGCACTATGTAAACTATTGCTACAACCTTTCAATGTGCTCATCATGGATGAGCCTACCAACCATTTGGACATTCAATCAAAGAACGTTTTGAAGCAGGCCTTGATTAAATTTGAAGGCACATTAATTGTCGTTTCTCACGACCGGGAATTTTTACAGGGCTTGACAGACTTGGTGTACGAGTTCCGCGATCACAAGTTGCATGCTTACCTCGGCGATATTGATTACTATCTAGAGCAACGCAAGGCTCGTGACATGCGAGAGATTGAAAAGAGCACAGTGTTTGAGGGAGATTCGCTTTCGCGAAAGCGAACAAACGACAATTCAAAACCATCTTTTGAGCAGCAGAAAAAGCTAAAATCGTTGAACAACCGCCTATCCAATGCCGAATCTGAAATCAACAAACTCGAAAGAGAAGTTGAAAAAATGGATGCTGAGCTTGCTGCAGATTATGACAAAACAGCGGCAGATCCTAAGTTCTTTGAACGTTACAAAGCAAAGAAGAAAAACCTGGACGAATGGATGCAAAAGTGGGAGAGCGTCTCTGTTGAAATTGATGCCATAAATTGAGGTGTGGGAATAATGCTTGTACCCACATCTTTAAGATTTTCTTAACGATCGCGGTAAGGTGCTCCTGTAGTTTTGCAATAACTGAATTTCAGTACATTCCATATTTTTTATCATGCGTAAGATCATATTAATTATTCTAGCCGTCGTTATCATCGCTGGCGCTGCCGTAGGTGCTAAGCTGATTATTGATAGCAAAACGGCTCCTAAACCTAAAGCGGTGAAGGAAGTCAAAATTGTGACTACAGATACGATCCAGAATTCTACCATACCTATCGTTATTCCTGCTAATGGAAACCTACAGGCAAAACGTCGTGTGGAGTTGTATGCGGAAGTTACCGGTGTGTTCAGGTCTACAGGCAAATTATTCAGAACTGGTCAAGAGTATCGAGCGGGAGAAACTCTGATTTCTATTGACAACACTGAGTTTTACTCTCAAGTACGTAGTTCTCGTAGCACGCTTAACAATCAGATCACGGCGATCATGCCTGACTTGAGATTAGACTATCCAGAATCTTACCCGCAATGGCAAGCCTATTTGGACAAATGGAATATGAATACCTATACTCCAGCCCTGCCGGAGCCATTGAGTGATAAAGAGAAATATTTTGTTACAGGAAGGAATATTTATACGACTTATTACAATCTTAAAAATCTAGAAAACCGATTGGGTAAGTACCGCATTACCGCACCGTTCTCGGGTGTACTAACAGATGCATTGGTGACGGAAGGAACTTTAGTGCGCAACGGGCAACAACTAGGAGAATTTATACAGCCTGGTAGTTATGAAATGCAAGTTTCTATAAGCGCTGAGTTTGCCGACTTATTGCAAATAGGAGAGGAGGTAAGCTTGAAAAATATTTCAGGGACTAAAACATATCAAGGCACAGTGACTCGTGTCAATGCAAAAGTGGATCAATCATCTCAAACCATTACTGTCGTGATTGAAGTAAATGATGCTGAGTTGAAAGAAGGTATGTATTTAACGGCAAACCTTGATGCACAGCAAATAGAAAATGCGGTCGAATTGGATCGCAGCTTATTGCAAAATGGCAATGGGATATTTGTGATTGAGGAAGGAAAACTGGTTTTGAAAAAAGTTTCTCCAGTGTACTATTCGGATAAAACGGTTGTTTTAAAAGGTTTAGAAAATGGAACTGTGATTGTTTCGCAATCCATCTCTGGCGCCTATGAAGGAATGCTTGTAAAAACGGAGGAGCAAGCTGCTGGCAATAAAAAAGCAGAGAATACTACTGAAGAAAAGGCAAGCTAATGAGGTCAGTTATAAGTTACTTCATCAGGCATCATGTGGCAGTTAACGTAGTCATCGCAGCCTTTACCATTTTTGGTATTCTAGGCATGCTCTCCTTAAAGTCATCTTTTTTTCCACTGGTAGAATCTAAAGTTATCACCATCAATGTGGTGTATCCGGGAGCATCTCCTCAGGAAATTGAAGAAGGTGTCGTTCTCAAGATCGAGGATAATTTAAAAGGAATTGAAGGAATAGATAGGGTCACATCTGCCTCAAGAGAAAACTCAGGGTCGATTACCGTTGAGATTTTGAAAGGCTACAACATCGACTTTATGCTACTGGAAGTCAAAAATGCGGTGGATCGAGTGCCTTCATTTCCTATTGGAATGGAACCTCTGGTAGTCGCCAAAAGAGAAGAATCTAGACCAACAATTACTTTTGCTTTAAGCGGTACGAATGTGCCATTAAACACTCTAAAACAACTCGCTCGAGATGTTGAAAATGATTTGCGAGGAATTGATGGTATTTCGCAAATCTCAATCACGGGTTATCCTGCTGAGGAGATTGAAATTGCAGTCAATGAAAATACGTTACTAGGCTATAATGTTACTTTTCAAGAGGTGGCGACCGCAGTGGCAAATTCTAATATCCTAACCACCGGTGGTAATATCAAAACTGATGTTGAGGAGTACTTGATACGAGCAAATAATCGTTCCTATTACGGCGACGAATTGAATTATATCCCAGTGCGCACACGGCCCGATGGAACTACAATTTTCCTCAAGGATGTGGCTACTGTTCGAGATCGCTTTTCAGAATCTCCAAATGCCACTTACTTTGATGACGAGCGCGCAGTAAATATTACAGTGACCAGCACAAATGCGGAAGATTTGATTGATAGTGCAGACAAGGTCAAAGAATACATAGAGAAATACAATCAACGCTCCACAAATGTGCAGTTGAACGTCGTTCGGGATTTGTCTATCACATTGAATCAACGTACCGCCTTGCTTACAGAGAATGCCATCATTGGTATGTTGCTAGTGCTGTTATTTCTTTCCGTTTTCTTGAATACCAGACTTGCGTTCTGGGTAGCTTTTGGTTTACCTATTGCTTTTCTGGGGATGTTCATTTTTGCTGGACAGTTTGACGTCACCATCAATGTACTTTCCTTATTTGGAATGATCATCGTCATAGGTATTTTGGTAGATGATGGAATTGTAATTGCTGAAAATATTTACCAGCATTACGAGGATGGTAAAGATCCAGTAGAAGCAGCTATCGACGGAACGATGGAGGTGATCCCGCCTATTTTAAGTGCGATCATCACCACGATATTAGCATTCTCTACATTCCTGTTTTTAGATGGGAGAATTGGGGAATTCTTTAGTGAGGTATCGGTCATTGTTATTTTAACCTTATTGGTTTCATTAGTAGAAGCGCTGATCATTCTGCCGGCTCACTTAGCGCATTCAAAGGCACTAAAACCTAGGTCAGAAGTTCCCAAGACAGGAATCGCTAAAGCATTTCAGAAAATGCGAGTGGTGAATGAGTATGGTGACAAGACAATGAATTGGATGCGGGATAAGATCTATGCTCCAGCATTGCGTTTCACCCTAAAAAACCAATTCTTGACTTTTTCATTTTTCGTGGCTGCGTTGTTGCTTACTGTTGGATCTGTTGGCGGTGGTATCATTGGGGTAACACTGTTTCCACAAATATCCAGTGATCAAGTTTCTGTAACTCTAGAGATGCCAAATGGTACGGCAGAGTCGATAACAGATTCTTTGATCTCATCTATACAGCAAAAAGCTCAAATCGTCAATAAAGAATTGACGGAAGAATATTTGACTGACGAGGAGTATGGGGACAGCGTCATGCTATTTGAAAATATCATCAAATCTCAAACCTCTTCCTCCTCGGCTAACTTATCCATCAACTTGTTACCAGGAGAGACCCGACCAGAAGCCTTGACTTCTCCCATAGTAGCGAATAGGTTGCGAGAGTTGGTAGGCGTTATTCCTGGAGCGGAGACTTTGACATTTGGATCAGGAGGAAATTTTGGAGGGAGTCCAGTTTCCGTCTCATTATTGAGTAACGACATCAACGAACTAAAAGCGGCTACAGAGGATTTTAAAGAGATCTTAAGTCAGAACCCGTTGTTGAAAGATATAGAAGACAATGACCCTGCAGGAATCAAAGAAATCAAGCTGGAATTGAATGACAACGCCTATGCATTAGGATTGAATTCCCGATCAGTGATGAGCCAGGTGCGATCTGCGTTTTTTGGACAGGAAGCACAGCGATTCCAGCGAGGTCAGGATGAGATACGTGTTTGGGTGCGTTACGAGCGAGATAATCGCAACAGCATCAAGGATATGGACGAGTTGCGTATTGCTACACCTAGCGGCGATCGCGTGCCTTTAAGGGATATTGCAGACTACACAATTGAACGTGGCGATGTAGTCATCAACCACTTAGAAGGGCGCAGAGAAATTTTAATAAGCGCTGACCTAAAGGATCCCAACCAAAGTGCTACAGATGTGCTGACTGATATTCAAGAGAATATCATACCAGAACTACAGAAAAAATACCCGACGATTTCACCTAATTATTTGAGTGGTCAAGCCAGAGAAGCTGAAAAGATCTCCAGTAGCGCCAGCTTCATATTCCCACTAGTTTTATTGATAATCTATTTTGTGATCGCCTTCACTTTCCGCAGTGGGACGCAGCCCATCATGTTGATTTTATTGATTCCATTCAGTTTTATTGCCGTGGCATGGGGACACTGGATCCATGGTTTCCCAGTGAATATATTAAGTATGTTGGGAATCATAGCCCTGATAGGAATTATGGTGAATGACGGGCTTGTGCTTATAGGTAAATTCAACTCCTTAATACGTGAGGGCAGAGATTTTGACGAGGCCTTATATGAAGCTGGGAAAAGCCGTTTTAGGGCAATTTTCTTAACTTCATTAACTACAGTGGCTGGATTAGCACCCTTACTATTAGAAAAGAGTCGTCAGGCACAATTCTTAAAACCTATGGCGATCTCCATTTCTTATGGTATAGCAATCGCAACCGTACTAACTTTACTGCTTTTACCCTTGTTTCTCAGTTTTGGGAACAACAGTAAAGTCTGGATCCACTGGTTGAGAACTGGAGAGAAAATTGACAAGACTTCTGTTACCAGTATCGCTAAGGAGCAAAAAGCATTAGAAGAATTTGAAGAAAAAAGTGATGAATAAAAAGCTACTGATAAGCAGTGTTGTGGTGGTTTTTTTCGCTTTCGCGAAAGCGTACTCACAACAAACATTAAACAGCGTTTTGCAAAAGAACGAGGCCGTTCAAAACATGCTGGAGAATAACTATGATATTCTCATCAATCGCAATCGTCTTGAAGTTGCGGATAATAATCAAAGTATCCTGAATAGCGGCTATTTACCTAGCGTGACTGGTACTGCGGGAGCGAACTATAGCAATACGGACAGTCGGACTGAATTTGGAACGACCGCAGATAGCACGGGTGCCATCTTACCGCCCAGGAGGCCGGTAGTTTTAAATGATCAGATTGCAAGGCGTTATAATGCAAGTATAGGAGTGGATTATTTGCTCTTTGATGGTTTAGGTAGGTTTTACAACTACAAGATCTTAAAAGAACAATACGACTTGACTGATCTAGAGGTAAGACAAGTAATTGAGAGTACTACGTTACAATTGATGAGTGTTTATTATGAAGTAGCCCGACTTACGGAAAACCTTTCAGTCTTTGAACAAACATTACAAAACACCAAAAAGAGAGAAACCCGCGCGCAATATCAATTTGAATACGGTCAGGTGAATAAGCTAGAAGTTCTCAATGCCCAGGTAGACATTAATACGGATAGCATTACTGTTTTAAACGCTCGCCAAAATCTTGAAAATGCAAAGAGAGATCTCAACCTGGTAATGAATCGTGAAATAAACGCAACTGCATTTACCGTTGACACTTTAGTGGTGCTTAAGCCAGAGCTTGAAATTATCAGTTATTTGAATGAGGTAGAGGATAATGTTCGGCTGATGATTTCTCGCAGTAATGTGCAAATACGGGAATGGGATATCAATACCACTAAAGCATTACTACTTCCTAGAGTAGGACTAAGTGGGAATTACGGCTGGAATAGGTCAGAGGATCCGCAAAGCCCATTTTTTCCGTCTCGAACTGGTACTAGCGATGCTCTTAACCTAGGCGCTACACTTACTTGGAATATTTTTGATGGTGGAAGATCCATAACAGGATTGGAAAATTCTAAAATCACGGCGGAAAATGAAAGACTACGACTGGAGCAAACGGAGAAGCAAGTCATGCGAGATATTGCCAATGCACGTGGTGATTATGAGAATGCACTAGCCATCTATCGTCTTCAAACCCAGAATGTGGAGACGAATCGAAATAACTTCAGTAGATCTGAGGAACAATATCGTCTAGGTCAGATCACTAGTATTGTTTTACGTCAGGCACAAATCAACCTTGTGAACGCCCAAACCACTCAAAACCTTGCAAAGTACAATGCTAAACTTGCCGAACTTCAACTTTTGCAACTGGCAGGTGAGTTAATGAATCAAGAATTATGATAGAGCATTTCTTCTCGTGTCCTCATTGCTGGCAAGAGATTTCTATGCTGCTTGATCCAGCTTATTCACAAACCTATGTAGAGGATTGCGAGGTGTGTTGTAATCCCATTGAACTGTCAGTCGTTTTTGAAGAAGGGGAACTCACTGCTTTTGAAGCCAGGGAATTAGGACAATAAAAAAGCCGCTCTATAGCGGCTAATTATTTTCTATAATTTGAAATCTAGTCGTTTATATGCGCTGCAACATCTTCCAGTCGCTTTATTTGATTTACAGTGCTTTGAATTTCATCTTTTTGAGCTTCTAGAACGCTCACTACAGTTTGTGGTAACTCCTCACGGTGCTTCAACACTTCCGAGTATTCTTCAATAGCAGCTTGTTCACCTCTCAAACATTCTTCTAGAACGGTTTCATCTTTATTACCGCTTAAGGCAGCTTTAATGTTCATCCAGCTGCGGTGAAGATCTCCTTTTACACTGCCATCAAATTCTGGTGACTCATTCATGCCTTTCATTTCACCTGTAATGCTAGCTGCGTATCGGGTACGTTTTGCTCCCTGCTGTGCAAACCATCTTTTCAAGTCTACATTCTCAACTACTTCAGATGCGTTTGCGTATCCTCTTTGAGCATCATAAGTCTTTTCTAATATGCTGTTGAGGTATTGTTCAGTTTTTACTTTGGAGTCCATAATAGTTCATTTTACTTAAAAATAATAGGTAATGGTTTGATCCTCTGCCAAGTTCTTGTGATTTGAGATTTGTTTAACGAAACTCCTCAATGAAAAATGATAAAAAGTTGTGGAGATTGTGAAAAGGTCGTATATTTGCCGTCCATATCGCGGGATAGAGCAGTAGGTAGCTCGTCGGGCTCATAACCCGAAGGTCACTGGTTCGAGTCCAGTTCCCGCTACTAGTAAAAAGCCGATTCATTTCTGAATCGGCTTTTTTGTCTTAAAAATGTCCAGTCCTATATTACCTGAATCGATAATTTAGGACGGGACAGTACTTAAAAAATATTTTATAGGGATTGTTTTTAATCGTTAATTATTTTCCCTCACCTAAAAAAAACTGCCCATAGGCAGCTTTTATCATAATAGATGATAGCAATTCTTTAATTGCCAGAACTCAATGAATAGCTGCCATCGCCATTAAAAGAAGTCAGGGTAATAGTAACCGACCATGCACCTGCCACTCCTGCCTGAGTAACACCTGAAAAGGAATCGGGTTCCGTATTTCCATTTAAACTTCTGTTGAGAACAACTGTTCCGTTGGCGTCTCTAACTGTTAAATTAAAAGTTC of the Nonlabens marinus S1-08 genome contains:
- a CDS encoding CPXCG motif-containing cysteine-rich protein gives rise to the protein MIEHFFSCPHCWQEISMLLDPAYSQTYVEDCEVCCNPIELSVVFEEGELTAFEARELGQ
- a CDS encoding efflux RND transporter permease subunit codes for the protein MRSVISYFIRHHVAVNVVIAAFTIFGILGMLSLKSSFFPLVESKVITINVVYPGASPQEIEEGVVLKIEDNLKGIEGIDRVTSASRENSGSITVEILKGYNIDFMLLEVKNAVDRVPSFPIGMEPLVVAKREESRPTITFALSGTNVPLNTLKQLARDVENDLRGIDGISQISITGYPAEEIEIAVNENTLLGYNVTFQEVATAVANSNILTTGGNIKTDVEEYLIRANNRSYYGDELNYIPVRTRPDGTTIFLKDVATVRDRFSESPNATYFDDERAVNITVTSTNAEDLIDSADKVKEYIEKYNQRSTNVQLNVVRDLSITLNQRTALLTENAIIGMLLVLLFLSVFLNTRLAFWVAFGLPIAFLGMFIFAGQFDVTINVLSLFGMIIVIGILVDDGIVIAENIYQHYEDGKDPVEAAIDGTMEVIPPILSAIITTILAFSTFLFLDGRIGEFFSEVSVIVILTLLVSLVEALIILPAHLAHSKALKPRSEVPKTGIAKAFQKMRVVNEYGDKTMNWMRDKIYAPALRFTLKNQFLTFSFFVAALLLTVGSVGGGIIGVTLFPQISSDQVSVTLEMPNGTAESITDSLISSIQQKAQIVNKELTEEYLTDEEYGDSVMLFENIIKSQTSSSSANLSINLLPGETRPEALTSPIVANRLRELVGVIPGAETLTFGSGGNFGGSPVSVSLLSNDINELKAATEDFKEILSQNPLLKDIEDNDPAGIKEIKLELNDNAYALGLNSRSVMSQVRSAFFGQEAQRFQRGQDEIRVWVRYERDNRNSIKDMDELRIATPSGDRVPLRDIADYTIERGDVVINHLEGRREILISADLKDPNQSATDVLTDIQENIIPELQKKYPTISPNYLSGQAREAEKISSSASFIFPLVLLIIYFVIAFTFRSGTQPIMLILLIPFSFIAVAWGHWIHGFPVNILSMLGIIALIGIMVNDGLVLIGKFNSLIREGRDFDEALYEAGKSRFRAIFLTSLTTVAGLAPLLLEKSRQAQFLKPMAISISYGIAIATVLTLLLLPLFLSFGNNSKVWIHWLRTGEKIDKTSVTSIAKEQKALEEFEEKSDE
- a CDS encoding ABC-F family ATP-binding cassette domain-containing protein, encoding MLNIHDLHVSFGGEPLFEEITFRLNAGNRVGLIGKNGAGKSTMLKVIAGDIPADQGSLAIEKEVSIGFLRQDIDFEQGRTVLEEAYTAFAKARSIEAQMEDINHALATRTDYESDSYMELIQSIGDLTHEYEIIGGYQYKGETEKILKGLAFKPEQFDKLTDELSGGWRMRIELAKLLLEKHDILLLDEPTNHLDIDSILWLEGFLQTYPGAVVIVSHDKMFLDNVTNRTIEISLGRIYDYPKPYTKFLALRAELREQQAATAKNQQKEIERTEKLIEKFKAKASKATMAQSLVKKLNRMDVVEVDQVDNAAMNINFTQSIQPGKIVLEVDKIQKSYADKNVLRGVDLMVERGTRLAFVGQNGMGKSTLAKIIVGDIQEYGGDVNLGHNVQLGYFAQNQAEYLDGEKTVLDTMIDSADDSNRVKVRDMLGSFLFRGDEVEKKVKVLSGGERNRLALCKLLLQPFNVLIMDEPTNHLDIQSKNVLKQALIKFEGTLIVVSHDREFLQGLTDLVYEFRDHKLHAYLGDIDYYLEQRKARDMREIEKSTVFEGDSLSRKRTNDNSKPSFEQQKKLKSLNNRLSNAESEINKLEREVEKMDAELAADYDKTAADPKFFERYKAKKKNLDEWMQKWESVSVEIDAIN
- a CDS encoding ferritin-like domain-containing protein gives rise to the protein MDSKVKTEQYLNSILEKTYDAQRGYANASEVVENVDLKRWFAQQGAKRTRYAASITGEMKGMNESPEFDGSVKGDLHRSWMNIKAALSGNKDETVLEECLRGEQAAIEEYSEVLKHREELPQTVVSVLEAQKDEIQSTVNQIKRLEDVAAHIND
- a CDS encoding efflux RND transporter periplasmic adaptor subunit, which gives rise to MRKIILIILAVVIIAGAAVGAKLIIDSKTAPKPKAVKEVKIVTTDTIQNSTIPIVIPANGNLQAKRRVELYAEVTGVFRSTGKLFRTGQEYRAGETLISIDNTEFYSQVRSSRSTLNNQITAIMPDLRLDYPESYPQWQAYLDKWNMNTYTPALPEPLSDKEKYFVTGRNIYTTYYNLKNLENRLGKYRITAPFSGVLTDALVTEGTLVRNGQQLGEFIQPGSYEMQVSISAEFADLLQIGEEVSLKNISGTKTYQGTVTRVNAKVDQSSQTITVVIEVNDAELKEGMYLTANLDAQQIENAVELDRSLLQNGNGIFVIEEGKLVLKKVSPVYYSDKTVVLKGLENGTVIVSQSISGAYEGMLVKTEEQAAGNKKAENTTEEKAS
- a CDS encoding TolC family protein, encoding MNKKLLISSVVVVFFAFAKAYSQQTLNSVLQKNEAVQNMLENNYDILINRNRLEVADNNQSILNSGYLPSVTGTAGANYSNTDSRTEFGTTADSTGAILPPRRPVVLNDQIARRYNASIGVDYLLFDGLGRFYNYKILKEQYDLTDLEVRQVIESTTLQLMSVYYEVARLTENLSVFEQTLQNTKKRETRAQYQFEYGQVNKLEVLNAQVDINTDSITVLNARQNLENAKRDLNLVMNREINATAFTVDTLVVLKPELEIISYLNEVEDNVRLMISRSNVQIREWDINTTKALLLPRVGLSGNYGWNRSEDPQSPFFPSRTGTSDALNLGATLTWNIFDGGRSITGLENSKITAENERLRLEQTEKQVMRDIANARGDYENALAIYRLQTQNVETNRNNFSRSEEQYRLGQITSIVLRQAQINLVNAQTTQNLAKYNAKLAELQLLQLAGELMNQEL